From the genome of Solanum lycopersicum chromosome 7, SLM_r2.1:
ACACAAGTACCGAAACAAGAAGGCAAAGACATGGATTGAGCCTGGCCAACAAAAAGGTGGTTAAAGTCTATCATAATTTCGGAAACCAAAGGGGCATGCAACATCATCTTCTAGTTACCTGAGGTCAGAAACCGAAGTGAGTATAGTGGCTAGAATTCGCAGCACTTAAAGGTGAGAGCAGCCCAGTTTAAAGGTAGCATGGCATAAGGAGTAAGTAGGGCTCTTACATGTACTAATAATTGTTGGAACCACCCAAGAGATCATCATACTTGCCAGAAAAGTTATTTGAAGTGTTTTCAAGATGGTCACTTCATGAGAGAGTTCCCCAAGAATAAGCAAGGTGGTCGAAATCCGAGCAATAGAGCTTAATCTTTATCAGTTTCTCCCCTTGACAAGGAAGCACCTAGAGGAGTCGCTTTTGTACCAGCGAAGGGGTGAACCGTATCTATGTAATCAGTATCCCCCGAGAGCAAGAAAACTCTCTAAATATTATTAagggtatgatcaaagtctttacttttcatgtttatgctttgttagaCCTGGGAGCAACTTTATCCTTTTTGACTGCTTCTGTTgcaaatcaatttgaaattatttttgaaaatctttgtGAACCCTTTTGTGTTTGTACACCTGTTTGGAAGTCTGTTCTAGATGAAAGAGTCTATCATGATTTTCTtgtattcatcaatcacaagaacaccatggatgatctagaagaattgggtatggtcgattttgatgtcattctaggtatagATTGGCTCCATGcctgttatgcatcaatagattgcaGAACTCGAGTTATAAAGTTTCTAATTCCAAAAGAACCTGTCATAGAGTAGGCTAGTAGTTCAGCAGTGCCTAAGGGTTGTTTCATTTCGTACATTAATGCgaggaagttagtttctaaggCTTGTATCTATCGcttagtccgagttaatgactcaagtgttgaggtacTTTCTCTTGAGTCAGCTCCTATAGTCATTGAGTTTCCTGAAGTCTAACCTGATGATCTACCCGGAGTCCCTCTCGAAAGTGAGATAGAATTTGGCAAATACATCATCCCAGATACTCAACCTATCTCTATTCCACCATACAGAATGACACCAACAGAGTTAAACGATATAAAAAAGCAATTAAAAGATTTGTTATATAAAGGTTTATTCGATCAAGTGTTtcaccttggggtgctccgatctTGTTTGTTAGGAATAAGGATGGGTCCTTTTTGATGTTTCTAGACTACCGTCAGTAGAATAAGGTGaccataaagaataaatatcctcttccaaggatagatgatctcTTTGATAAACTTCAGGGAGCTTGTTGATTTTCCAAAATTGATCTCAGATAAggctatcatcagttgaaaTTAAGGGAATGGGATATTCTAAATACATCTTTTAGAACAAGGTATtgcaattatgaattttttgttatgttatttGGTTTGATAAATGAACCTGCAAcgttcatggatcttatgaaaaAATTCTTCAAACCTTGTTTAGATCTGTTTGTCATCttcttcattaattaaatacttatttataaAAGAAGTGAATAAGATCATGCTAGTAACCATTGAATTGTTCTTTAGACTTTGAGAGATTAAGATCTATATGCCAATTTCTCCAAGCGTGAGTTTTGTCTTAAGTATGTGGCTCTCTTAGGCCAAATTATTTATGGTGAAGGTATTAGATTTGACACTCACAAGATTGAAGCAATTCTGAATTGGATGGGACACACATCTTTAACAGATACTAGGAGTTTCTTGGTCTTGGCAAGATGTTATAGGAGATTGTGGAAGGATTCTCATCTATCTCATCTCCTTTGACCATGCTAACTTAGAAGAcaatcaagtttcaatggtctaaGGCTTGTgagaaaaatattcaagagtTGAAAAAGTGGTTGCCTACCACTCCGATTTCGACCTTGACAGGGGGTACTCAAGgctttgtggtgtattgtgatgcatagAGAGTTGGCTTGGaatgtgtgttgatgcagaatgacaaggttatagcttatgcctcccGACAGTTGAAGATTCATaaaaagaattatccaactcatgacttagaattgGCTGCAGTATTTTTCACTCTAACGAGTTAGCGTCACgtcttgtatggtgttcatgtggacATATTCACTGACCACAAGagcctccaatatgtgttcactcaaaaagaGTTCAATCTCAGAAAGATGAGGTTGTTGGAATTtctaaaggattatgacatgagtattcttcaCCACCCAGCTAAGactaatgtggttgttgatgccttAAGAAGTTTGTCCATGGGGAGTACTTCCTATGTCAAACAAAAGATTAGGGAGTTAGATAGAGATGTGCACAGACTTGCATGTGTGGGAGTCACACTTATGGATCCTATAGAAGGAGGAATAGTGGTGACCAATGTGGctgaatcatcattagtgtcagaGTTGAAAGTGAATCAAGACGAAGATCCCATTTTTCTTGATATAAAGGCAAGTGGACATAAGCAAGGAGTGTTGGCTTCTGAACAAGGGGAAGATGATGTGCTCAAGTATCAAGACATATTGTGTCTACCTAAGGTGGATGAACTTGAACAGAGGATCTTAAGGGAGActcatagctccagatattccattaATCCGAGTTCTACCAAGATGTAACACAACTTAAGAGACATATAATGGTGGGAAGGCATAAAGAATtatattgttgagtttgttgccaaacGCTCAAATTGTAAGCAAGTGAAAGTGGAGCACCAAAGGCATGGAGGTTTAgctcagaa
Proteins encoded in this window:
- the LOC138337511 gene encoding uncharacterized protein, encoding MRLLEFLKDYDMSILHHPAKTNVVVDALRSLSMGSTSYVKQKIRELDRDVHRLACVGVTLMDPIEGGIVVTNVAESSLVSELKVNQDEDPIFLDIKASGHKQGVLASEQGEDDVLKYQDILCLPKVDELEQRILRETHSSRYSINPSSTKM